Genomic window (Aquimarina sp. BL5):
TTCGCAATTAATGTGCCTTTATCATAAGGAACTATCCACTTTAAAATATGATCTTCCACATCTTCTAATTTTTTAATTCCTAAAGATGTATCATTTAAAAAAAGTTCAATTTCTGGTTGATTTGTATATACTTCAATCGCTATATTTTCTCCTTTTTCGTAATTCCAATGTTCATTTACTTGATGCCATCCCCATTTTTGTTTTTTAGACCAACCTATTTCTTTTTCGACTACGTTTCCTGTTGCTGTTCCAATTTTATACGGTGATTTCTCTTGTGTTTGTGTCGTTATATATATATGCGGTTTATCGTTCCAAAGTGTTTTAAACATATGAAATGCTGGCTTCTTAAATCCTGCAAAATCTAACAACCCACTAGAACTCCCTCTAATTGGCCAAGCCTTAGATTCGCCCATATAATCTATACCAGTCCATAGAAAAATTCCAGAGATATAAGGTTTATCCTCTATAGCTTTCCACTCGTGATATTTTGCCCAGTTTTCAGTACCTAAAAACGTTTTATCAGGATAGTTTTTATAGGAATATTCATAAACAGCCTGTCTATAACTTAAACCAACTAGATCTAAAGCGTCTGCATATCCCGAAAAATTACTGACCGCAGGAATCACTAAATTAGCAGTTACAGGTCTAGTAGTATCTATTTCTTTCACCCAATTTGATAGGTTTATTGCAGTTTTTGCCAAATCATATTCTCCTTTTTTAGTATTTCTAAAATTATCTTTTATTTTGTCAATAGGAAAAGGTGGTGCATCATAATAATAATTTACATCACCTACTTTATTAGATCCCCAATATCCTGTGGCTTGTCCATATTCTGGGTAAGTCCATTCTATCTCGTTACCGATACTCCACATAATGATCGATGGATGATTTCTGTCTCGCAATACCATACTTTTTAAATCTCTTTCAGACCATTCTGTAAAATGCTCAGTATAGCCAGATGCGAGAGGGTTTGCCGCTTGCTGATTGTAATTATGCTTTTTATCCTTTGGATTATTCCATTCATCAAAAGCTTCATCTTGTACTAAAAAACCCATATCGTCACACAAATCTAAAAATGCTTTTGATGGAGGATTATGAGCTGTTCTAATAGCATTTACACCTGCTTCCTTTAAAACTTTTAATCTACGTTTCCAAACACCTAAAGGGACTGAAGCACCAACTAAACCACCGTCATGATGCAAACAAACACCCTTAATTAAAGTGTTTTTCCCATTTAAAAAGAAACCTTTATCTCTATCAAAAGAAAAACTTCTAATCCCAAATTTCGTTTCTTTTTGATCTATTATTTCATCATTTAAAATGATTTCTGAAATTGCTTTATATTGATTTGGATGTACAATATCCCAAATTTTAGGATTCTGAATTATTATCTCTTGCGACTCATTTTTTAACGCATTTGAAGCTAGTTTTATCCTAGATTCCATTGATGAAATTATTGAATCTTCATAGTAAATAGTCGTTTTTAAAACAGCCTCTTTTTCATCTTTATATTGATTTTTAATATCAGTTTTAATAGAAACTGTAGCTTCTTTTTTAGAAACTTTTGGAGTGGTGATAAATGTTCCCCATTGCGGAATGTGTAATTTGTTTACAGTAACTAATTTTACATCTCTATAAATACCGGATCCAGGATACCAG
Coding sequences:
- a CDS encoding glycoside hydrolase family 2 TIM barrel-domain containing protein; protein product: MCKSNNIFLIALSIILFSCNKTQLEDARISKDFNFDWKFYLEDTDRQKKDTIWKGVRLPHDWSVEHSFTQENTSGATAFLPGGIGWYKKEFTLSEKAENKITWIEFDGVYTNSEVWINGNYLGKRPYGYIPFKYDLTKFLNVGKINEIKVKVDRSAYIDCRWYPGSGIYRDVKLVTVNKLHIPQWGTFITTPKVSKKEATVSIKTDIKNQYKDEKEAVLKTTIYYEDSIISSMESRIKLASNALKNESQEIIIQNPKIWDIVHPNQYKAISEIILNDEIIDQKETKFGIRSFSFDRDKGFFLNGKNTLIKGVCLHHDGGLVGASVPLGVWKRRLKVLKEAGVNAIRTAHNPPSKAFLDLCDDMGFLVQDEAFDEWNNPKDKKHNYNQQAANPLASGYTEHFTEWSERDLKSMVLRDRNHPSIIMWSIGNEIEWTYPEYGQATGYWGSNKVGDVNYYYDAPPFPIDKIKDNFRNTKKGEYDLAKTAINLSNWVKEIDTTRPVTANLVIPAVSNFSGYADALDLVGLSYRQAVYEYSYKNYPDKTFLGTENWAKYHEWKAIEDKPYISGIFLWTGIDYMGESKAWPIRGSSSGLLDFAGFKKPAFHMFKTLWNDKPHIYITTQTQEKSPYKIGTATGNVVEKEIGWSKKQKWGWHQVNEHWNYEKGENIAIEVYTNQPEIELFLNDTSLGIKKLEDVEDHILKWIVPYDKGTLIAKSVKNQEVKNSIQTAGEFANIKVQIDENKLRANGYDVAHITVQLQDKNRNPIKNEEQEVEFIIKGDAKLLGVDNGHNANVQDYQSNKLMTKYGRALLILQSNLKSSEIKVQAISGDVKSEEIVIEITK